From Providencia sp. R33, a single genomic window includes:
- the rplT gene encoding 50S ribosomal protein L20 yields the protein MARAKRGVIARARHKKILKQAKGYYGARSRVYRVAFQAVIKAGQYAYRDRRQRKRQFRQLWIARINAAARQNGLSYSRFINGLKKASIEIDRKILADIAVFDKAAFTALVEKAKSSLA from the coding sequence ATGGCTCGCGCAAAACGTGGTGTAATCGCACGTGCACGTCACAAAAAAATTCTGAAACAGGCGAAAGGTTACTATGGTGCACGTTCACGTGTTTACCGCGTAGCGTTTCAAGCGGTAATCAAAGCTGGTCAATACGCTTACCGTGACCGCCGTCAACGTAAACGTCAGTTCCGTCAACTGTGGATCGCGCGTATCAACGCTGCGGCTCGTCAGAACGGCCTGTCTTACAGCCGCTTCATCAATGGCTTGAAAAAAGCTTCAATTGAAATCGACCGTAAGATCTTAGCAGACATCGCAGTTTTCGATAAAGCAGCATTCACTGCTTTAGTTGAAAAAGCGAAAAGCTCTTTAGCTTAA
- the rpmI gene encoding 50S ribosomal protein L35 encodes MPKIKTVRGAAKRFKKTAGGGFKRKHANLRHILTKKSTKRKRHLRPKGMVSKGDLGLVVACLPYA; translated from the coding sequence ATGCCAAAGATTAAAACTGTACGTGGCGCAGCAAAGCGCTTTAAAAAAACTGCAGGCGGTGGCTTTAAGCGTAAGCATGCAAACCTTCGTCATATCCTGACTAAAAAGTCAACTAAGCGTAAACGCCATTTACGTCCGAAAGGAATGGTATCTAAAGGCGATCTGGGTCTGGTAGTTGCTTGCCTGCCTTACGCATAA